A single region of the Hylaeus volcanicus isolate JK05 chromosome 5, UHH_iyHylVolc1.0_haploid, whole genome shotgun sequence genome encodes:
- the LOC128877295 gene encoding serine-rich adhesin for platelets isoform X2 produces the protein METLLPSEIARLVLGYLEDQKCVKAAKVFLETSPHLQECRTVISNGRRFSTRVSGMSLVDVVEKFFVINGTVQERLSKISDCDQVKHCGDLLEQLKFLVEETRGQRFVVNINVPSQGNSQISNGSPAITSGCRKRRHSNSDRERCKRTKTGLDASQQPESPSAQVSSFDSVEATPLESLPGHIDTPDQSEYTAAVRRKKSNNQLGDNQDVQSLETNAVADKGCKEGSVKSSCPFERCNTATSTEELLTFTCAEVQTTPYDTPESESESNDEPIENLSLLTKELLNRTELQERIADNINKAILPTDTSLKDESLNDSVHCEGNTSVMIELNNAIKSIVEATETDPVFEKFLDEIIGPHTSLDEEIESARPKARCHNESPREKQLSDIISTSISSPEPPTILTGAADVPLKHRLRSSSRQQNTRIEDEQRDQEKEYSALDDQNAAAVLSIISVANTVNSESDKGTIEVPCLMETENEKKLPSFELPSNEDKCIAKSTASVNNQRCDSNDVEVSVSSNDTELKTRKSLMKRPRPARAKRESESNVDNNTPDQDTGTVPMLIMCSKEEVSSIPTKNTTISTTNSRFVPIVPKDIVVPVTIEQTSDKLARETLFLKAVNVPHKVDPAAIPENSQDVIFEETLKPRQKRKNIKVNKRKTTTVQNSMDSLAIGDSIVCPVASTANKLITGESITLYSNETNSKTLLDGSNMPTINVDDNVSLSDTGLSPYIKFSCGKGNQSHSLSDIDLTPIVQDPQFALPLEIILDDQSPSTSKTTDRNLINKRTPRSLLKSRSKNHRLSLSTPRRRSSSHVRALDFNTPTKRTNVSMSENENTNFSPKSMRLVKQTVRRTSLFKSPPFTNTAMSTHKLKRNSPKTCRPARPPVATRGPMPKLIGGWDKYNGMGVIIGDTSPQKTHVTSSVEDTTRSKSPKLAKNAWDADLRKALETTVKVGCQRKKTESKDKTVSRKDKCNLRVPKARKQGNSKISEEQKATTELKAKEDGKDTKVASLESEKRLSVGQLVNSKSDDPRKDNVLQACGETKNIPEQRTTDKLVLEASQQIATSTPIVTNSNNDNSVVEKKTVKKYAQLKTLKTNLNKSNTEKKQSSGGNVISTDISQCLEFAKVSGDISRQMSLLIPELINLEETPKKFETSCGIPPTPRLLSPSSHTTPFVKISEESSKLRCFINTPEFPTTPCIALTPKHSEETISDAKKDAFNTCSPYYKPTSEKNESSVEKLSKSEAGNGLQNLSTSPTQVKQCIPQNIISSTNTFQTCVSAKLEITQFEVIKENLPKEDAVKELKISASSRDATRFAKLKTDRVKDSLAEAICAITDKNKSLYNSDRSNDSDTSSSSSSASSSSSSSSSSSSSSSSSSSSFSSSSSSSSNKLNTGNSTEKMSHGKKCNTVSNQIYTDSSTDSARKDADKNTAVAIIAGNNCLELQVKTVDTVCANRTEEAITALNKCESSPLKVFSLTKNDEELNANATETPAKDDALLNEADISETPNSSKTGVESLTNLSSKIAAFISSEDQKLLEKYKDLFVKNSTAKKTKQNPKTVGIKRLKPNSSVGSKSDKCVKKKEEKSKVEKLSSQLEEKRQRVIAKFRENLKSNVTYGKKCAILKDRSSANSRRKYNQRNEDQASGRRKRKEKKDTEVSNNNNNNNNNNDDDDDDDDDDTDTLVKNSSSDSVGKTLKTQNKEHPVASTSVSGHNERNCNEGFAWNETSTIKTTKHADVETKSNFNKVIIIEDVANNVEINQTRKKSSDDFDPENKVSISNNTEEEISAQPEGSMHDSKEHSLDTREPENYEQINVIVSQESKSEAINNEHNYNEKNVRKVKEYPSHGGKTSNIMKSKVDQVKRDLFSDEENDHKASNNIKSLPRQENNEVIHKPRVPGTFKSSTENVDSENPKNLSRVLQSLQLIPTCKNDHTRLPEYGHEDNCGSSDLNATSTPNSVEYHFLYDDNAPTKKRRRRFSSHELEFQINIVLNDQGCEECIKVMTATDYEEIFNLPSKSRNKPVNRKSPVKNENSESSDKGFLSSLTMKNIQTKPLITSTPLEKTLAHKVKKGAVKTSAINEKNNEMQPDSRKKSKVDKAVRENDKDTYIGKISKRKLSETKENRETTVYNGSAEITEQLGSR, from the exons ATGGAAACGTTACTGCCATCAGAGATAGCTCGATTAGTTCTCG GGTACCTCGAAGACCAGAAATGCGTCAAAGCTGCCAAAGTATTTTTAGAGACATCGCCACATTTACAAGAATGTCGGACTGTAATTTCCAATGGGAGACGTTTTAGTACTAGAGTTAGTGGAATGTCATTGGTGGACGTTGTGGAAAAATTCTTTGTTATAAATGGAACAG ttcaAGAGCGTCTCAGCAAGATCTCAGACTGTGATCAGGTAAAACATTGCGGGGATTTGctcgaacaattaaaatttcttgtcgAAGAGACACGTGGCCAACGTTTTGTTGTTAACATCAATGTCCCTTCACAG GGAAATTCTCAAATAAGCAACGGGTCTCCAGCAATAACTAGTGGCTGTCGCAAAAGGCGTCACAGTAATAGCGATCGCGAACGATGTAAACGCACGAAAACAGGATTGGACGCGTCCCAGCAACCAGAGTCGCCTTCTGCTCAAG TTTCAAGTTTCGACAGTGTAGAAGCAACCCCCTTAGAAAGTTTACCTGGTCACATAGACACGCCCGATCAATCAGAATACACTGCCGCAGTAAGGAGGAAAAAAAGCAATAACCAACTAGGCGATAATCAAGATGTCCAGAGTCTAGAAACAAACGCCGTCGCGGATAAGGGATGCAAAGAGGGCTCTGTAAAGAGTTCCTGCCCGTTTGAAAGATGTAACACGGCCACAAGCACAGAAGAACTGCTAACTTTCACGTGCGCTGAAGTCCAGACCACCCCCTACGATACACCCGAGTCAGAATCAGAGTCCAATGACGAACCTATAGAAAATCTAAGT TTACTGACAAAAGAGTTGCTGAATCGCACAGAGCTACAAGAACGTATCGCGGATAATATTAACAAAGCAATACTTCCTACGGACACGTCGTTGAAAGATGAATCTCTGAACGACTCCGTGCACTGCGAAGGAAACACGTCTGTTATGATCGAGTTGAATAACGCTATTAAGTCGATAGTTGAAGCGACAGAGACTGATCCTGTGTTTGAAAAGTTTCTCGATGAAATCATTGGACCTCACACGAGCCTCGACGAGGAAATCGAGAGTGCCAGGCCAAAAGCTAGATGTCACAATGAATCGCCGCGAGAAAAACAATTGTCTGACATAATCTCGACCAGCATTAGCTCGCCAGAACCGCCTACGATCTTGACTGGCGCAGCAGACGTGCCGTTGAAGCACAGACTTCGCAGTTCTTCTAGACAACAGAACACCAGAATCGAAGACGAACAACGAGACCAAGAGAAAGAATACAGCGCGTTGGACGATCAAAACGCTGCTGCGGTGTTGAGTATAATAAGCGTTGCCAACACTGTCAACAGTGAATCAGATAAGGGGACAATCGAGGTTCCATGTTTGATGGAGACAGAGAATGAGAAGAAGTTACCAAGTTTCGAGCTTCCTTCGAACGAAGATAAGTGTATAGCGAAATCGACAGCGAGCGTTAATAATCAAAGATGCGATAGTAATGATGTAGAGGTGAGTGTTTCAAGCAATGATACAGAATtaaaaacgagaaaatcgTTGATGAAGCGACCACGGCCCGCGAGAGCTAAACGCGAGTCGGAGAGTAACGTGGACAATAATACGCCTGACCAAGACACGGGGACGGTGCCAATGTTGATAATGTGTTCAAAAGAAGAAGTAAGCAGTATACCAACTAAGAATACGACCATATCCACCACGAATTCTCGTTTTGTCCCTATCGTTCCCAAGGACATAGTTGTGCCAGTTACCATAGAGCAAACTAGTGACAAGTTAGCCCGAGAAACCTTGTTTTTAAAAGCTGTAAACGTTCCACATAAAGTAGACCCAGCAGCTATTCCTGAGAATTCACAGGACGTAATTTTTGAAGAGACATTGAAGCCACGTcagaaaaggaaaaacatCAAAGTAAACAAGCGAAAAACCACAACTGTTCAGAACTCAATGGATAGTTTAGCGATTGGCGACTCGATCGTCTGTCCCGTTGCATCGACTGCTAACAAGCTGATCACCGGTGAATCGATAACCCTTTACAGCAACGAAACTAACTCAAAAACGTTGCTAGATGGTTCCAACATGCCCACGATAAATGTGGATGACAACGTTAGTCTGTCAGACACTGGATTGTCTCCGTACATAAAATTCAGTTGCGGGAAAGGTAACCAAAGCCACAGTCTATCGGATATCGACCTGACGCCCATCGTGCAGGACCCACAATTTGCCCTGCCGTTGGAAATCATCCTCGACGACCAGAGTCCTTCAACCTCGAAGACCACCGATCGCAATCTCATTAACAAACGTACTCCGAGATCTCTGTTGAAAAGCAGGTCGAAGAATCATAGATTAAGTCTATCGACGCCTAGGAGGCGAAGCAGCAGCCATGTGAGGGCACTGGACTTTAACACTCCGACAAAGAGAACTAATGTGTCCATGAGTGAGAACGAGAACACGAATTTTTCGCCTAAATCCATGAGACTCGTTAAACAGACTGTGCGCAGGACTTCACTCTTCAAGTCTCCACCGTTTACTAATACTGCGATGTCTACGCATAAACTCAAAAGAAACTCCCCAAAAACATGTAGACCCGCAAGACCTCCCGTAGCAACGAGGGGCCCCATGCCAAAGCTTATCGGTGGCTGGGATAAATACAACGGTATGGGAGTCATTATTGGTGACACTTCCCCGCAGAAGACCCACGTGACTTCCTCTGTTGAAGATACAACTCGATCGAAATCACCGAAACTCGCTAAAAACGCTTGGGACGCGGACTTGAGAAAAGCTTTAGAAACCACCGTGAAGGTGGGATGTCAGAGGAAAAAGACTGAATCCAAGGATAAGACTGTGTCGAGAAAGGACAAGTGCAATTTGCGTGTACCAAAAGCGAGGAAGCAAGGAAATTCAAAGATCAGCGAAGAACAGAAAGCGACGACGGAGTTGAAAGCCAAAGAGGATGGGAAAGATACAAAAGTAGCTAGCTTAGAAAGTGAAAAAAGATTGTCGGTTGGGCAACTTGTTAATAGTAAGTCTGATGATCCTCGAAAAGACAATGTTCTGCAGGCCTGTggtgaaacgaaaaatattcctgAGCAACGGACCACTGACAAGTTAGTTTTAGAGGCGAGTCAGCAGATTGCAACATCAACACCAATAGTAACCAATAGTAACAACGATAACTCTGTAGTTGAAAAGAAGACGGTGAAGAAATATGCACAGTTGAAAACGTTGAagactaatttaaataaatctaatacTGAAAAGAAACAGAGTTCAGGGGGTAACGTAATCTCTACAGATATCTCCCAGTGTTTAGAATTCGCTAAAGTTTCTGGAGACATTTCGCGACAGATGTCTCTCTTGATACCAGAGTTGATAAATCTGGAGGAAACGCCAAAGAAGTTTGAAACTTCCTGTGGCATTCCTCCGACTCCAAGACTACTAAGCCCTAGCAGTCACACGACGCCATTCGTAAAGATTAGCGAGGAGTCCAGCAAGCTGCGTTGCTTCATCAACACGCCAGAATTTCCGACTACACCTTGCATAGCATTAACACCGAAACACTCTGAGGAAACTATCAGTGACGCGAAGAAGGATGCGTTCAACACCTGTTCTCCTTACTACAAGCCTACttcagagaaaaatgaaagttccGTCGAGAAATTATCAAAGTCCGAAGCTGGTAACGGTTTGCAAAATTTATCCACATCGCCTACGCAAGTTAAACAATGCATTCCTCAGAATATCATCAGCTCAACGAATACGTTTCAGACTTGCGTGTCTGCGAAATTGGAGATAACGCAATTCGAGGTGATCAAGGAGAATCTGCCAAAGGAGGACGCAGTGAAGGAACTGAAAATATCAGCCAGTTCTCGAGATGCAACGCGTTTCGCCAAGCTGAAGACCGATCGCGTTAAAGATAGTCTTGCAGAGGCTATATGTGCAATAACAGATAAGAATAAATCTTTGTATAACAGCGACAGGTCGAACGACAGTGATacgtcgtcttcttcttcttctgcttcttcttcttcttcttcttcttcttcttcttcttcttcttcttcttcgtcatcgtcgtccttctcctcttcctcttcttcgtcgtcCAATAAGTTGAACACAGGAAACTCAACAGAGAAGATGTCTCATGGTAAAAAGTGCAATACAGTTTCTAATCAAATATATACGGACTCGAGCACCGATTCAGCTCGAAAGGATGCAGACAAGAATACTGCAGTGGCAATAATCGCAGGGAATAATTGTTTAGAGTTACAAGTAAAGACAGTGGACACAGTATGCGCGAATCGGACAGAGGAAGCAATTACTGCTTTAAACAAGTGCGAATCATCACCGTTGAAGGTGTTCTCGTTAACAAAGAACGACGAGGAACTAAATGCCAACGCAACAGAAACTCCCGCCAAAGACGATGCTTTGTTGAACGAGGCAGACATTTCAGAGACCCCTAACAGCTCCAAAACTGGCGTCGAGAGTTTGACTAATCTCTCTTCGAAAATTGCAGCATTTATAAGCTCAGAAGATcaaaaattgttggaaaaatataaggacttgttcgtgaaaaattccaCGGCGAAGAAAACAAAGCAAAATCCAAAGACGGTGGGCATAAAACGGTTGAAACCAAATTCTTCGGTTGGCTCCAAGTCTGACAAGTGTGtcaagaagaaggaagagaagTCTAAGGTTGAAAAACTATCCTCGCAATTGGAAGAGAAGCGTCAACGTGTGATTGCCAAGTTTAGAGAAAATCTAAAGTCTAATGTAACTTATGGGAAAAAATGTGCGATTTTAAAGGATCGAAGTAGTGCTAATTCGAGGAGAAAGTATAATCAGCGGAACGAGGATCAGGCTAGCGGTAGAcggaagaggaaagaaaagaaggatACAGAGgtgtctaataataataataataataataataataatgatgatgatgatgatgatgatgatgatgatacTGACACGCTAGTAAAGAATTCATCCAGCGATAGCGTAGgtaaaactttgaaaacacAGAATAAAGAGCATCCTGTAGCTTCGACTAGTGTCAGTGGTCataacgaaagaaattgtaaCGAGGGGTTTGCATGGAACGAAACCTCGACGATAAAAACTACGAAACACGCGGATGTCGAGACTAAAAGTAACTTCAATAAAGTTATCATTATTGAAGACGTCGCGAACAACGTTGAAATCAATCAAACTCGAAAGAAGAGTTCAGACGATTTCGATCCAGAAAATAAAGTGTCCATTTCAAATAACACGGAGGAGGAAATCTCAGCACAACCTGAAGGAAGCATGCATGACTCTAAAGAACATAGTTTGGATACGAGGGAACCTGAAAACTATGAACAGATAAACGTAATTGTTTCGCAGGAAAGTAAATCTGAGGCGATAAACAACGAACATAATTACAACGAGAAAAATGTGCGCAAGGTAAAGGAGTACCCGAGTCACGGTGGTAAAACAAGCAATATAATGAAATCGAAGGTTGACCAAGTGAAACGAGACTTGTTCAGTGATGAAGAAAATGATCATAAAGCATCCAATAACATAAAGAGTCTGCCTCGTCAGGAAAATAACGAAGTAATTCATAAACCTCGAGTACCCGGTACTTTTAAATCGTCTACAGAAAATGTGGACTCGGAGAATCCCAAGAATTTATCGCGTGTCCTTCAGTCGTTGCAGTTGATCCCCACGTGCAAAAACGATCATACTAGATTGCCTGAATACGGACACGAGGATAACTGTGGATCGTCTGATCTCAACGCGACTTCTACGCCCAACTCGGTCGAGTATCATTTCCTTTACGACGACAATGCACCCACGAAGAAGAGGAGGCGAAGATTCAGTAGTCACGAGTTGGAATTTCAGATTAACATCGTTCTGAACGATCAAGGCTGCGAAGAATGCATTAAAGTAATGACTGCCACCGATTACGAAGAGATATTTAATCTTCCGTCGAAATCTAGAAATAAACCTGTGAACAGGAAGTCCCCTGTAAAGAATGAAAACAGTGAATCATCCGACAAAGGGTTTCTTAGTAGtttaacgatgaaaaatatacaaactaaGCCTTTAATCACGTCAACCCCTCTCGAGAAGACACTTGCACATAAGGTGAAGAAAGGTGCTGTTAAAACTTCCGCGATAAATGAGAAAAACAATGAGATGCAACCTGATAGTAGAAAGAAATCCAAGGTGGACAAAGCAGTTCGAGAAAACGATAAAG ATACTTATATcggaaaaatttcgaaaaggaAATTGTCGGAGACGAAAGAAA ATCGAGAAACGACAGTATACAACGGATCCGCAGAAATTACTGAGCAACTTGGATCTAGATAA